One stretch of Ornithinimicrobium ciconiae DNA includes these proteins:
- a CDS encoding TrmH family RNA methyltransferase: MSADQRRHVRISTRNATFQQWQSLLGNRTKRNRHREFLVQGVRPLTLALERQWPVRALLRGDAPLSDWAQGVWEQTAAGLHGILTPELMAELGGKQEATPELLAVLELPPDDLDRLQTPARVPLVTVFDRPGSPGNIGTLTRSVDAFGGSGVVVTGHAADPYDPRCVRASTGSMLTVPVVRVPSHVELLAWIAQPAQAVVGAGDAAGSPGGLSAREQWQVVGLDEAGDVPVREVDLTLPTVLVIGNETRGLTRAWREACDHLVSIPMVGSASSLNAAVAGSLVLHEALQQRLRT, translated from the coding sequence GTGAGCGCCGACCAGCGGCGCCACGTGCGCATCAGCACCCGCAACGCCACCTTCCAGCAGTGGCAGTCGCTGCTCGGCAACCGGACCAAGCGCAACCGCCACCGGGAGTTCCTCGTCCAGGGGGTGCGCCCGCTGACCCTGGCCCTGGAGCGCCAGTGGCCGGTGCGTGCCCTGCTGCGCGGAGACGCCCCGTTGTCGGACTGGGCTCAGGGAGTGTGGGAGCAGACCGCGGCCGGGCTGCACGGCATACTCACCCCCGAGCTGATGGCTGAGCTCGGCGGGAAGCAGGAGGCCACCCCGGAGTTGCTGGCCGTGCTCGAGCTGCCCCCGGACGATCTGGACAGGCTGCAGACGCCGGCCCGGGTGCCGCTGGTGACGGTCTTTGACCGGCCGGGCAGTCCCGGCAACATCGGCACGCTGACCCGCTCGGTCGATGCCTTCGGTGGCAGCGGGGTGGTGGTGACCGGTCACGCGGCCGATCCCTATGACCCGCGGTGCGTGCGCGCCAGCACCGGCTCGATGCTGACGGTGCCGGTGGTGCGGGTGCCCTCGCACGTCGAGCTGCTGGCCTGGATCGCACAGCCGGCCCAGGCGGTGGTGGGTGCCGGCGATGCGGCGGGCAGTCCCGGTGGGTTGAGCGCGCGCGAACAGTGGCAGGTCGTCGGGCTGGACGAGGCCGGTGACGTCCCGGTGCGCGAGGTGGATCTGACCCTGCCGACCGTGCTGGTGATCGGCAACGAGACCCGAGGCCTCACCCGGGCCTGGCGGGAGGCGTGTGACCACCTGGTGAGCATCCCGATGGTCGGGTCGGCCAGCTCGCTGAACGCCGCGGTTGCCGGTTCGCTCGTGCTGCACGAAGCGCTGCAGCAGCGACTGAGGACCTGA
- a CDS encoding helix-turn-helix domain-containing protein, producing MTSIPSSLGALIRQQRELAALPMRQLATMAGISGPYLSQIENGLRTPSDQVLRSLATILGIDPDELVEETRTTDELEAGRRRTRAALQEDPNLTPAQKRTVLDVYAALVGTGAAED from the coding sequence ATGACCTCCATCCCCTCCTCCCTCGGCGCGCTGATCCGTCAGCAGCGCGAGCTGGCTGCGCTGCCGATGCGCCAGCTGGCCACGATGGCGGGGATCTCGGGCCCTTACCTGTCCCAGATCGAGAACGGTCTGCGCACCCCGAGCGACCAGGTCCTGCGGAGCCTGGCGACCATCCTCGGCATCGACCCCGACGAGTTAGTCGAGGAGACCCGCACCACCGATGAGCTGGAGGCTGGCCGTCGACGCACGCGCGCGGCGCTCCAGGAGGACCCCAACTTGACTCCCGCGCAGAAGCGCACCGTGCTCGACGTCTACGCCGCCCTGGTGGGCACCGGCGCAGCCGAGGACTGA
- a CDS encoding GbsR/MarR family transcriptional regulator: protein MSDETASRQFTREQLAYVEDLAATITASGVQRMPSRVYAAILVSEQGSMTAAELAAALQISPAAVSSAVRWLAQIGMISRRTVPGTRREQYVVDSDSLIRLLAQDTNSLHAWIVGFGRGLAVVEPGGEAARRLTDLQEFFAFLLEEMDGVMQRWYARRGQATPLPSADPSPIDPGPATPSRSARKR, encoded by the coding sequence ATGTCCGACGAGACGGCGTCCCGGCAGTTCACCCGAGAGCAGCTGGCCTATGTCGAGGACCTCGCGGCGACCATCACGGCCTCCGGGGTCCAGCGGATGCCCTCTCGCGTCTATGCCGCGATCCTGGTCAGCGAGCAGGGCAGCATGACCGCAGCAGAGCTGGCGGCAGCGCTGCAGATCAGCCCCGCGGCCGTCTCCTCGGCCGTGCGCTGGCTCGCCCAGATCGGGATGATCTCCCGGCGCACCGTGCCCGGCACCCGCCGGGAGCAGTATGTCGTGGACAGCGACTCCCTGATCCGGCTGCTGGCGCAGGACACCAACTCGCTGCACGCCTGGATTGTCGGCTTCGGCCGGGGCCTGGCCGTCGTGGAGCCGGGGGGCGAGGCGGCCCGCCGGCTGACCGACCTGCAGGAGTTCTTCGCCTTCCTCCTGGAGGAGATGGACGGGGTCATGCAGCGCTGGTATGCGCGCCGCGGTCAGGCCACCCCACTGCCGTCCGCTGACCCGTCACCCATCGACCCGGGGCCCGCCACGCCGAGCCGCTCGGCGAGGAAGCGGTAG
- a CDS encoding MazG family protein: MAWSPGPSTGRLSLLLTTPRLAPGLLSREAWRRLEEASAVLARSLADPQPRAISAAGPAVSVAEGDPRALARELLERADQSPVVWIGSPDGDPGLTEALATEATRRGGAATPEVEVLVGSWDQPGARLLDVITVMDRLRSPSGCPWDAEQTHQSLVPYLVEEAHEAVEAIESGDDEHILEELGDVLLQVVFHARIAAEREDGFDIDDVSARLVDKLVHRHPHVFGDVDAADAAAVEANWEELKAAEKPDREHPLDGIPAGMPDLARAVKVTTRLERAGLGQWLRAEVDRRLVGGSAAGESVASGESATAGVPVTAGEDSVVAARLFEVVLDARALGVDPSAALRALLRDLRAADLDTPSP; the protein is encoded by the coding sequence ATGGCGTGGTCGCCGGGACCGAGCACCGGACGCCTCAGCCTGCTGCTGACCACCCCTCGGCTGGCCCCCGGGCTCCTCTCCCGCGAGGCATGGCGGCGTCTGGAGGAAGCCAGCGCGGTGCTGGCCCGGTCCCTCGCGGACCCGCAGCCCCGTGCCATCTCGGCCGCCGGCCCGGCGGTGAGCGTCGCTGAGGGCGACCCACGCGCGCTCGCGCGAGAGCTGCTGGAACGTGCCGACCAGAGTCCCGTCGTGTGGATCGGGTCGCCCGATGGTGACCCGGGGCTCACGGAGGCGCTCGCGACCGAGGCCACCCGCCGCGGTGGGGCGGCCACCCCCGAAGTGGAGGTGTTGGTCGGGTCCTGGGACCAGCCCGGTGCCCGGCTGCTCGACGTCATCACGGTGATGGACCGGTTGCGCTCACCCTCCGGCTGTCCGTGGGACGCCGAGCAGACCCATCAGAGCCTGGTCCCCTATCTCGTCGAGGAGGCCCACGAGGCGGTCGAGGCGATCGAGTCCGGGGATGACGAACACATCCTGGAGGAGCTCGGCGACGTGCTGCTGCAGGTCGTCTTCCACGCCCGGATCGCCGCCGAGCGGGAGGACGGGTTCGACATCGACGACGTCAGTGCCCGCCTGGTCGACAAGCTCGTCCACCGGCACCCGCACGTCTTCGGCGACGTGGATGCCGCCGATGCCGCTGCGGTGGAGGCCAACTGGGAGGAGCTCAAGGCCGCCGAGAAGCCGGACCGCGAGCACCCCCTGGACGGCATCCCGGCTGGTATGCCGGATCTCGCCCGCGCCGTCAAGGTCACCACCCGCCTGGAGCGGGCCGGTCTGGGCCAGTGGCTGCGAGCCGAGGTGGATCGGCGACTCGTGGGTGGGTCGGCCGCCGGGGAGTCGGTGGCTTCGGGCGAGTCGGCGACCGCAGGAGTGCCGGTGACTGCGGGGGAGGACTCTGTCGTCGCGGCGCGACTGTTTGAGGTCGTGCTGGACGCCCGTGCGCTCGGGGTCGACCCGTCGGCCGCGCTGCGTGCCCTGCTGCGTGACCTGCGAGCCGCAGACCTCGACACACCCTCGCCGTGA
- a CDS encoding prolyl oligopeptidase family serine peptidase has product MPRGLLAPCVERVGEVTTYAGPVEMTDENAWLEDVEGDTQLDWVRERNAGEAARIAGTAEFATTRDRILAMLDSDAKIPDVSKIGDHYYNFWKDADHERGLWRRTTLDSYRGEHPDWETVLDLDALSEAEGENWVWHGATVLRRTAGSSTDDHRLAMIDLSRGGADADVSREFDLHARSFVEDGFHRPEAKGSVSWVDADTLLVSTDTGPGSMTDSGYPRIARRWSRGTELEQAPVVFEGETSDIGVWAFHDDTLGHERDLIQRGITFYTNELHVLGADGRPVRIDVPDSAQAGITRQWLTVTLRDDWTPTEQPGGSVQADRTPAGRTFAAGSLLGIRLEEFLGGSRDFQQLFVPTPTSSLTSHTWTRHHLVLNILDDVTNRLEVLTPPTDDDSSQGFSRRAFTGAPQVGTSVVAAVDRTASDLVWLYTTDFLTPTRLSLADVFGAADPELLKSMPTFFDSSGLVATQRFVTSADGTRVPYFLVHRADLPADGTTPTLLYAYGGFEISLTPTYSGGLGSAWLERGGAYALANIRGGGEYGPAWHQSALKANRHRAYEDLAAVARDLIDTGVTQAKKLGVQGGSNGGLLTGNMLTQYPDLFGAVVIQVPLLDMARYSHLLAGASWVAEYGDPDVPEEWEFLRTFSPYHLFDPARDYPPVLFTTSTRDDRVHPGHARKMAARMLAAGKDVTYYENIEGGHGGAATNSQLAHMQALAYRFLAERLGVAGPGSMGDGSADGSGVA; this is encoded by the coding sequence GTGCCTCGTGGCCTCCTGGCGCCCTGCGTAGAGAGGGTCGGGGAGGTCACCACCTACGCTGGCCCGGTGGAGATGACTGACGAGAATGCCTGGCTCGAGGACGTCGAGGGAGACACTCAGCTGGATTGGGTGCGGGAGCGCAACGCGGGGGAGGCGGCCCGGATCGCGGGCACGGCCGAGTTCGCCACCACCCGTGACCGGATCCTGGCGATGCTCGACTCCGACGCCAAGATCCCCGACGTCAGCAAGATCGGCGATCACTACTACAACTTCTGGAAGGACGCCGACCACGAGCGCGGCCTGTGGCGGCGCACCACCCTGGACTCCTATCGCGGCGAGCACCCCGACTGGGAGACCGTCCTGGACCTGGATGCGCTCAGCGAGGCCGAGGGGGAGAACTGGGTCTGGCACGGGGCCACCGTCCTGCGCCGCACTGCCGGCAGCTCGACGGACGACCACCGTCTGGCCATGATCGACCTGTCCCGTGGCGGCGCCGACGCCGATGTCTCCCGAGAGTTCGACCTGCACGCCAGGTCCTTCGTCGAGGACGGCTTCCACCGGCCCGAGGCCAAGGGCTCGGTCTCCTGGGTGGACGCCGACACGCTGCTGGTCTCGACCGACACCGGACCGGGGAGTATGACGGACAGCGGCTATCCGCGGATCGCTCGCCGCTGGAGCCGGGGCACCGAGCTGGAGCAGGCGCCGGTCGTCTTCGAGGGGGAGACCAGTGACATCGGGGTCTGGGCCTTCCATGACGACACGCTTGGGCACGAACGCGACCTGATCCAGCGGGGCATCACCTTCTACACCAACGAGCTGCACGTGCTGGGCGCTGACGGCCGGCCGGTGCGCATCGACGTGCCCGACTCGGCCCAGGCGGGGATCACCCGCCAGTGGCTCACGGTCACGCTGCGAGATGACTGGACCCCGACGGAGCAGCCCGGTGGTTCGGTCCAGGCAGACCGGACCCCGGCGGGCAGGACCTTTGCCGCGGGCTCGCTCCTCGGCATACGGCTGGAGGAGTTCCTGGGCGGGTCCCGGGACTTCCAGCAACTCTTTGTCCCGACCCCGACCAGCTCGCTGACCTCTCACACCTGGACCCGCCACCATCTCGTGCTCAACATCCTGGACGACGTGACCAACCGGCTCGAGGTCCTCACACCCCCGACGGACGATGACTCGTCGCAGGGCTTCTCGCGGCGGGCGTTCACCGGGGCACCGCAGGTCGGGACGAGTGTCGTGGCCGCCGTCGACCGCACCGCGTCCGATCTGGTCTGGCTCTACACCACCGATTTCCTCACCCCGACCAGGCTGTCTCTCGCCGACGTCTTCGGCGCCGCCGACCCGGAGCTGCTGAAGTCGATGCCCACCTTCTTCGACAGCAGCGGGTTGGTCGCCACGCAGCGGTTCGTCACCTCCGCGGACGGCACGCGGGTGCCCTACTTCCTGGTGCACCGCGCCGACCTGCCCGCCGACGGCACCACCCCGACGCTGCTCTATGCCTACGGCGGTTTTGAGATCTCCCTGACGCCGACCTACTCGGGTGGCCTCGGCTCGGCCTGGCTGGAGCGGGGTGGGGCCTACGCGCTGGCCAACATCCGCGGTGGCGGGGAGTATGGCCCGGCTTGGCACCAGAGCGCGCTGAAAGCCAACCGGCACCGCGCCTACGAGGACCTGGCGGCAGTCGCGCGCGACCTGATCGACACGGGGGTCACGCAGGCGAAAAAGCTTGGGGTGCAGGGTGGCTCGAACGGTGGATTGCTCACCGGCAATATGCTCACGCAGTATCCCGACCTGTTTGGGGCCGTGGTCATCCAGGTGCCGCTGCTCGACATGGCGCGCTACTCCCACCTGCTGGCGGGAGCCTCCTGGGTGGCGGAGTATGGCGATCCCGACGTGCCCGAGGAGTGGGAGTTCCTCCGGACGTTCAGCCCCTATCACCTCTTCGACCCCGCCCGGGACTATCCGCCGGTGCTGTTCACCACCTCGACACGGGATGACCGGGTGCACCCCGGGCACGCGCGCAAGATGGCGGCCCGGATGCTGGCGGCCGGCAAGGACGTGACCTACTACGAGAACATCGAGGGCGGCCACGGGGGTGCCGCCACCAACAGCCAGCTCGCGCACATGCAGGCGCTGGCCTACCGCTTCCTCGCCGAGCGGCTCGGCGTGGCGGGCCCCGGGTCGATGGGTGACGGGTCAGCGGACGGCAGTGGGGTGGCCTGA
- a CDS encoding ABC transporter ATP-binding protein has translation MDNPIVVDQLHKSFGSTQALDGLDLSVAQGEVHGFLGPNGSGKSTTIRVLLGLLRPDGGRVSLLGGDPWRDAARLHRQLAYVPGDVALWPGLTGGEVIDLIGRLRGGLNESRRAELLDDFELDPTKKSRTYSKGNRQKVALVAALASDADLLILDEPTNGLDPLMEEVFQTWILRAKDDGRTVLLSSHILAEVEALCDRVSIIRAGVSVQSGTLADLRHLTSTTVTAETGRPADGLGTIAGVSDLQRTDGRVTFKVDTDHLDEAIAHLSELGIRSLQAHPPTLEELFLKQYGDRLPPQDDETERGGPASGSGGAGADR, from the coding sequence ATGGACAATCCCATTGTCGTGGACCAGCTGCACAAGTCCTTCGGCTCGACCCAGGCGCTCGACGGACTCGACCTGTCCGTGGCGCAGGGGGAGGTGCACGGCTTCCTGGGACCCAACGGTTCGGGCAAGTCAACGACCATCCGGGTGCTGCTGGGGCTGCTCCGTCCCGACGGGGGGCGCGTCAGTCTGCTCGGCGGCGACCCGTGGCGTGACGCGGCCCGCCTGCACCGGCAGCTGGCCTATGTCCCCGGAGACGTGGCCCTGTGGCCCGGCCTGACCGGCGGCGAGGTCATCGACCTGATCGGCCGGCTGCGCGGGGGACTCAACGAGAGCCGGCGCGCCGAGTTGCTGGACGACTTCGAGCTCGACCCGACCAAGAAGAGCCGGACCTACTCCAAGGGCAACCGGCAGAAGGTCGCCCTCGTCGCAGCGCTCGCCTCCGACGCCGATCTGCTCATCCTGGACGAGCCGACCAACGGCCTGGACCCGCTCATGGAGGAGGTCTTCCAGACCTGGATCCTCCGCGCCAAGGACGACGGGCGCACGGTCTTGCTGAGCAGTCACATCCTCGCTGAGGTCGAAGCCCTCTGCGACCGGGTCTCGATCATCCGGGCCGGCGTCTCGGTGCAGAGCGGCACGCTGGCCGACCTGCGCCATCTCACCAGCACCACCGTCACCGCAGAGACCGGGCGGCCGGCCGATGGCCTGGGCACCATCGCCGGGGTGAGCGACCTGCAGCGCACCGACGGCCGGGTCACCTTCAAGGTGGACACCGATCACCTCGATGAGGCGATCGCGCACCTGTCTGAGCTGGGCATCCGCTCCCTGCAGGCTCACCCGCCGACGCTCGAGGAGCTCTTCCTCAAGCAGTATGGCGACCGCCTGCCTCCGCAGGACGACGAGACTGAGCGCGGTGGACCCGCGTCCGGCAGCGGTGGGGCGGGAGCGGACCGGTGA
- a CDS encoding ABC transporter permease gives MTTQTSSKQVRSHGADSTERASGLTGTGELVRLFLRLDRLHLPLWILGIVGIVAASASAVQGFYDTPELRAGYAATVSSSPAAIVMSGPPQALDTVGGITLFEINLTSLVGIALMAIFLTVRHTRAEEEAGRTELLRAGVLGRHAPLAAALIVVGAASMLVGALIALSLIGLGLPADGSLLFGAATACLGLVFVAVSAVTAQVSEHARATLGLAVAVLGVAWALRSLGDVRDNGASWLSPVGWVQAVHAFGDQRWWPLVLPVALTAVLIMVAALLTRRRDVGAGLVATRPGPPRASAVLSSAAGLALVQQRATLFWWSVGLFLTGLTFGSFGNEISTMVEDNPTLSEVLGGASGEDLIAAYFGLIMLILVLIVSCFTASSVHRLRGEEGAGRTELALSTRTPRTAWLLGWLTVSMLGSVLVLTAAGAGVAVSDAVASGSAARTGELIGAALAYLPALGVIGGLATALYGWAPRLGVLTWVVIAGCFVLGWLGELLRIPEQVRDLSPFNLTPRLPAETVDWSVLILLLAVALALLVLGVVGFRRRDVVSSA, from the coding sequence GTGACTACGCAGACCTCCTCGAAGCAGGTCCGCAGTCACGGCGCCGACTCCACGGAGCGGGCCTCGGGCCTGACGGGCACCGGCGAGCTGGTTCGGCTGTTCCTGCGCCTCGACCGGCTGCACCTGCCCCTGTGGATCCTCGGCATCGTCGGCATCGTGGCGGCCTCGGCGTCTGCCGTGCAGGGTTTCTATGACACCCCCGAGCTGCGGGCGGGCTACGCCGCGACGGTGAGCAGCAGCCCGGCAGCCATCGTGATGAGCGGCCCACCGCAGGCGCTGGACACCGTCGGGGGCATCACGCTCTTTGAGATCAACCTGACCTCGCTGGTGGGCATCGCGCTGATGGCGATCTTCCTGACGGTGCGGCACACCCGCGCGGAGGAGGAGGCCGGGCGCACCGAGCTGCTGCGGGCCGGGGTGCTCGGCCGGCATGCACCGCTCGCGGCGGCGCTGATCGTCGTCGGAGCGGCCAGCATGCTGGTCGGTGCCCTGATCGCCCTGAGCCTCATCGGGCTGGGGCTGCCGGCCGACGGGTCGCTGCTGTTCGGCGCGGCCACGGCCTGCCTGGGGCTGGTGTTCGTCGCGGTGAGTGCCGTGACGGCACAGGTGAGCGAGCATGCCCGTGCCACCCTCGGCCTGGCGGTCGCCGTCCTCGGTGTCGCGTGGGCCCTGCGCTCCCTCGGGGACGTGCGCGACAACGGCGCCTCCTGGCTCTCACCGGTGGGCTGGGTGCAGGCGGTGCACGCCTTTGGAGACCAGCGGTGGTGGCCACTGGTGCTGCCCGTGGCGCTGACCGCCGTGCTGATCATGGTCGCGGCCCTGCTCACCCGGCGCCGAGATGTCGGCGCCGGGCTGGTGGCGACCCGGCCGGGCCCCCCACGAGCCTCGGCGGTGCTCTCCTCGGCAGCGGGCCTGGCGCTCGTGCAGCAGCGGGCCACGCTGTTCTGGTGGAGCGTCGGACTCTTCCTCACCGGCCTGACCTTCGGGTCCTTCGGCAACGAGATCAGCACCATGGTGGAGGACAACCCGACCCTCTCGGAGGTCCTGGGTGGTGCGAGCGGGGAGGATCTGATCGCCGCCTACTTCGGTCTCATCATGCTGATCCTGGTCCTGATCGTCTCCTGCTTCACCGCCTCCTCGGTGCACCGCCTGAGGGGCGAGGAGGGGGCCGGCCGGACCGAGCTCGCCCTGTCCACCCGCACGCCGCGGACAGCCTGGCTGCTCGGCTGGCTGACCGTCAGCATGCTCGGCTCCGTGCTGGTCCTGACCGCTGCGGGGGCGGGGGTGGCTGTCTCCGACGCCGTGGCCAGCGGCTCGGCCGCGCGCACCGGGGAGCTCATCGGTGCGGCCCTGGCCTACCTGCCCGCGCTCGGTGTGATTGGTGGGCTCGCCACCGCGCTCTACGGCTGGGCGCCCCGGCTGGGCGTGCTGACCTGGGTGGTCATCGCAGGGTGTTTCGTGCTCGGCTGGCTGGGCGAGCTGCTCAGGATCCCGGAGCAGGTGCGTGACCTCTCGCCCTTCAACCTGACACCGCGGCTTCCGGCGGAGACGGTGGATTGGTCCGTGCTGATCCTGCTCTTGGCCGTCGCCCTGGCCCTGCTGGTGCTGGGGGTCGTGGGATTCAGGCGCCGGGATGTCGTCAGCAGCGCGTGA